One Faecalispora anaeroviscerum genomic window carries:
- a CDS encoding ABC transporter ATP-binding protein, with amino-acid sequence MLKLTNVCRTFNKGTVNEKRALVDLNLHLKPGDFATVIGGNGAGKSTLLNLVAGVFPCDGGNILLDGQDITFLPEYKRAKLLGRVFQDPMRGTAGSMWIEENLALANRRGQSRTLRWGITKEERAAYREQLKVLELGLEDRLDSKVGLLSGGQRQALTLLMATLQKPKLLLLDEHTAALDPKTAATVLRLTDEFIQRDKLTALMVTHNMKDALAYGNRIIMMNEGRILFDIEGEEKKSLTVEELLKRFQSAQGDALVNDRMLLS; translated from the coding sequence ATGCTGAAATTAACAAATGTGTGCCGCACCTTTAACAAAGGTACGGTCAATGAGAAAAGAGCGCTGGTCGACCTGAATCTTCACCTGAAGCCGGGCGATTTTGCTACGGTGATCGGCGGAAACGGCGCGGGCAAAAGCACCCTGCTGAATCTGGTGGCCGGTGTGTTCCCGTGCGACGGCGGTAACATTTTGCTGGATGGGCAGGACATTACGTTCCTGCCCGAATATAAGCGTGCAAAGCTGCTGGGCCGTGTGTTTCAGGACCCGATGCGCGGCACGGCGGGCAGCATGTGGATTGAAGAAAACCTTGCGCTGGCGAATCGCCGCGGCCAAAGCCGCACGCTGCGCTGGGGCATTACCAAAGAAGAGAGAGCCGCTTACCGCGAGCAGCTTAAGGTGCTGGAGCTGGGTCTGGAAGACCGGCTGGACAGCAAGGTGGGCTTGCTGTCTGGTGGGCAGCGTCAGGCGCTGACGCTCCTGATGGCGACCTTGCAGAAGCCGAAGCTGCTGCTGCTCGATGAGCACACGGCGGCGCTTGACCCCAAAACGGCCGCGACCGTGCTGCGCCTGACGGACGAATTCATTCAGCGCGATAAGCTGACAGCGCTGATGGTCACACACAACATGAAGGATGCTTTGGCCTACGGGAACCGCATCATCATGATGAACGAGGGCCGGATTCTCTTCGATATTGAGGGTGAGGAAAAGAAAAGCCTCACGGTGGAGGAACTGCTCAAGCGCTTCCAGTCTGCGCAGGGCGATGCTCTTGTGAACGACAGAATGTTGCTTTCCTGA
- the argB gene encoding acetylglutamate kinase produces MKISNSDRAQVLVRALPYIQTHKGKTVVVKYGGNAMINEDLKAAVMSDIVLMQLVGIHVVLVHGGGPEISSMLKKIGKESRFVNGMRYTDEETVDIVQMVLAGKVNKDLVQLLERNNGRAVGLCGLDGGMIQVQKLQAEEDLGLVGDITNVNTSVITDVTQAGYVPVIATIGADENGTVYNINADVAASRIAAALGAEKLILMTDIRGLLRDKNDEDTLIPQVNVSDVPRLKKDGIISGGMIPKIDCCVEAVRRGVPKAHIIDGRTPHSILIELFSDEGIGTMFY; encoded by the coding sequence ATGAAAATTTCGAACAGTGACAGAGCGCAAGTATTGGTTCGGGCGCTGCCTTATATTCAAACGCACAAGGGCAAAACCGTGGTGGTCAAATACGGCGGAAACGCGATGATTAACGAAGACCTGAAAGCGGCCGTGATGAGCGACATCGTGCTGATGCAGCTCGTGGGCATCCATGTGGTGCTGGTACACGGCGGTGGCCCCGAAATTAGCTCCATGCTGAAAAAAATCGGAAAAGAAAGCCGCTTCGTCAACGGGATGCGCTACACCGACGAAGAGACGGTGGATATTGTGCAGATGGTGCTGGCCGGTAAGGTGAACAAAGACCTGGTGCAGCTGCTCGAGCGCAACAACGGCCGCGCGGTTGGCCTGTGCGGGCTTGACGGCGGCATGATTCAGGTGCAGAAGCTGCAGGCCGAAGAAGATTTGGGTCTGGTGGGAGATATTACCAACGTAAATACCTCCGTGATTACCGACGTGACACAGGCAGGCTATGTTCCGGTTATCGCGACAATTGGCGCGGATGAAAACGGAACGGTATACAATATTAACGCCGACGTGGCGGCGTCGCGCATTGCGGCGGCGCTGGGCGCAGAAAAGCTGATCCTGATGACTGACATTCGCGGCCTTTTGCGAGATAAGAACGACGAAGATACCCTCATTCCGCAGGTGAACGTCAGCGACGTGCCGCGCCTGAAAAAGGACGGCATCATCAGCGGCGGAATGATCCCGAAGATCGACTGCTGCGTAGAGGCGGTGCGGCGCGGAGTCCCCAAGGCGCATATTATCGACGGGCGCACCCCCCATTCCATTTTAATCGAGCTGTTCTCCGACGAGGGGATCGGCACCATGTTTTATTAA
- a CDS encoding argininosuccinate synthase: MAKQIKKIVLAYSGGLDTSVIIPWLKENYEDCEVIAVAADVGQGDGELAGLEEKARKTGAAKLYIADLKKTFVEDYIWPTLKAGAVYESKYLLGTSFARPIIAKRLVEIAKAEGADAICHGCTGKGNDQVRFELTIKALAPEMTVIAPWRVWSIKSREEEIEYAESHNIPLSFTKETSYSKDKNLWHLSHEGLDLENPANEPHYNKEGFLELGVSPEQAPDEPTYITVSFEKGVPTQLNGEALDGIAMIQKLNELGGKNGIGIVDLVENRLVGMKSRGVYETPGGAILYHAHNKLEELTLDKETYHYKQGISLKFADIVYNGQWFTPLRQALSAFVDSTQQYVTGDVKLKLYKGNIIDAGVTSPNSLYDEEVATFSEDQVYNQADATGFINLFGLPLKVMAQKRKS; the protein is encoded by the coding sequence ATGGCGAAGCAAATCAAGAAAATTGTGCTGGCGTATTCCGGCGGCTTAGATACATCTGTCATCATCCCCTGGCTGAAGGAAAACTATGAGGACTGTGAGGTCATCGCGGTAGCGGCGGACGTAGGCCAAGGCGACGGCGAGCTGGCCGGCCTGGAAGAAAAGGCGAGAAAAACCGGTGCCGCGAAGCTGTATATCGCAGACCTGAAAAAGACCTTTGTGGAAGATTACATTTGGCCGACCCTGAAGGCAGGCGCTGTTTATGAGAGCAAATACCTGCTCGGCACTTCCTTTGCAAGACCCATCATTGCCAAAAGACTGGTAGAAATTGCTAAGGCCGAAGGCGCCGACGCCATTTGCCACGGCTGCACCGGCAAGGGCAACGATCAGGTTCGGTTCGAGCTGACCATCAAGGCGCTGGCTCCCGAAATGACGGTGATCGCTCCGTGGAGAGTCTGGAGCATCAAGTCCAGAGAAGAAGAGATTGAGTATGCGGAATCCCACAATATTCCGCTGAGCTTTACGAAGGAAACCAGCTATTCTAAGGATAAAAACCTGTGGCATCTTTCTCACGAGGGTTTGGATCTTGAAAACCCGGCGAACGAGCCGCACTACAATAAAGAGGGCTTTTTGGAGCTGGGCGTTTCGCCCGAGCAGGCTCCCGATGAGCCGACCTATATCACTGTTTCGTTTGAGAAGGGCGTGCCCACTCAGCTCAACGGCGAGGCGCTCGACGGCATTGCAATGATTCAAAAGCTGAACGAGCTGGGCGGCAAAAATGGCATTGGCATTGTCGATTTGGTGGAAAACCGTTTGGTCGGAATGAAATCCCGCGGTGTATACGAAACCCCCGGCGGCGCAATTCTGTACCATGCGCACAATAAGCTCGAAGAGCTTACGCTCGACAAGGAAACGTATCACTACAAGCAGGGGATCAGCCTGAAGTTTGCAGATATTGTATACAACGGTCAGTGGTTCACCCCGCTGCGTCAGGCGCTTTCCGCTTTTGTGGACAGCACCCAGCAGTATGTAACCGGCGATGTAAAGCTCAAGCTGTACAAGGGCAATATTATCGACGCCGGCGTGACCTCTCCCAACTCCCTGTATGACGAGGAAGTCGCCACATTCAGCGAGGATCAGGTTTACAATCAGGCAGATGCTACGGGCTTCATCAACCTGTTCGGCCTGCCGCTGAAGGTGATGGCGCAGAAGAGAAAATCATAA
- the argJ gene encoding bifunctional glutamate N-acetyltransferase/amino-acid acetyltransferase ArgJ, translated as MNFEWIEGGVTAAKGFSAGGIYCGIRKNKTKSDLAMIYSETPCSAAGAYTQNLVKGAPVVITKQNLQNGVAQAVICNSGNANTCNADGEEKALRMCQITGEALGIPAENVIVASTGVIGQTLPIEPIESGVPELVKALSATGSDAAAEAIMTTDLEKKQVALKITGAGLNFVIGGIAKGSGMIHPNMATMLGFLTTDAQIAPEVLSKALSLAVNDTFNMVSVDGDTSTNDMVSILASGKAENAKIEADGESFALFTEGLKQICTALARKIAKDGEGATKLLVCHVEGGKDEATAKVIAKSVICSSLVKAAMFGSDANWGRVLCAIGYAGAQTDIMKVDLDFASAAGSIAVCRNGAGIPFDEDVAKKILVEDEININVLLHDGNATATAYGCDLTYDYVKINGDYRS; from the coding sequence ATGAATTTTGAATGGATCGAAGGCGGCGTAACGGCAGCCAAAGGGTTTTCAGCGGGCGGCATTTACTGCGGGATCCGCAAAAATAAAACCAAGAGCGACCTCGCGATGATTTACAGCGAAACCCCCTGCTCGGCAGCGGGAGCCTACACCCAAAACCTTGTCAAAGGGGCGCCGGTGGTCATCACAAAGCAAAACCTGCAAAACGGCGTGGCGCAGGCAGTCATCTGCAACAGCGGCAATGCTAACACCTGTAATGCAGACGGCGAGGAAAAGGCGTTGCGCATGTGCCAGATTACCGGCGAGGCGCTTGGAATTCCGGCGGAAAACGTGATTGTCGCCTCCACAGGCGTGATCGGGCAGACTCTGCCAATCGAACCGATTGAATCCGGTGTGCCGGAGCTGGTGAAGGCACTTTCTGCCACAGGCTCCGACGCGGCGGCCGAGGCGATTATGACGACCGACCTCGAGAAAAAGCAGGTAGCTTTGAAAATAACCGGCGCAGGTCTTAACTTTGTGATCGGCGGCATCGCCAAAGGCTCGGGTATGATTCACCCCAACATGGCGACGATGCTCGGTTTTTTGACGACCGACGCGCAGATTGCGCCGGAGGTGCTTTCCAAAGCGCTGAGCCTTGCGGTGAACGATACGTTCAACATGGTGAGTGTGGATGGCGATACCTCCACAAACGACATGGTGTCGATTCTGGCTTCCGGTAAGGCGGAAAATGCGAAGATTGAAGCGGACGGCGAAAGCTTTGCGCTGTTTACAGAGGGTCTGAAACAAATCTGCACCGCGCTGGCCCGCAAAATTGCGAAGGACGGCGAGGGAGCGACAAAGCTTCTGGTGTGCCATGTTGAGGGCGGCAAGGATGAAGCGACCGCAAAGGTGATCGCGAAGAGCGTCATCTGCTCCAGCCTTGTAAAAGCGGCGATGTTTGGTTCAGACGCCAACTGGGGGCGTGTGCTGTGCGCGATTGGCTATGCCGGTGCGCAAACAGATATTATGAAGGTCGATCTCGATTTTGCGTCTGCGGCGGGAAGCATCGCGGTCTGCCGCAACGGTGCAGGCATCCCGTTTGATGAGGATGTGGCGAAGAAGATTCTCGTTGAGGACGAAATTAACATCAATGTGCTGCTGCACGACGGCAACGCTACGGCCACGGCGTACGGCTGCGATTTAACCTACGACTACGTCAAGATCAACGGAGATTACCGCTCCTGA
- a CDS encoding DUF4349 domain-containing protein, with protein MRTKRKYSMAVSAIALAAAASLLFTACSASSAAPNTTAAQTMDAAGSSVTAIAKSEENAGVAGSGADTAAAQKALSSQKIIERLNYHMETLEFDKSIQTLQTLTEQLGGYIQESGVDGDGALQKNDSRTAHYVLRIPQEKLKAWKEQSGTIGSVLNVSSSSENITESYYDTEAHLSALRTQQTRLLELMKKADKMADIVELEKALADVTYQIEQLTGTLRQYDSLVNYSTITVDLYEVSKATIIDKTPVTLGEKIAYQFRQSLRWLGDAGEGALVVVIGGLPILLLIAVAGGIVWLVTRRKKRRAQPAAPPKDGEEDGNPPKLPPQE; from the coding sequence GTGAGAACCAAAAGAAAATATTCGATGGCTGTTTCAGCCATTGCGTTGGCGGCGGCAGCCTCCCTGCTCTTTACCGCCTGCTCTGCCAGCAGCGCTGCTCCCAACACCACCGCGGCTCAAACTATGGATGCGGCGGGTTCGTCGGTTACGGCCATTGCGAAGTCGGAGGAAAATGCAGGCGTGGCCGGTAGCGGAGCCGATACCGCTGCCGCGCAGAAAGCACTTTCCAGCCAGAAAATTATCGAGCGGCTGAACTACCATATGGAAACGCTGGAATTTGACAAATCGATTCAAACGCTGCAAACGCTCACAGAGCAGCTGGGCGGCTATATTCAGGAATCCGGTGTGGACGGCGACGGTGCGCTGCAGAAAAATGACAGCCGCACGGCCCATTATGTACTGCGGATTCCACAGGAGAAGCTAAAGGCGTGGAAAGAACAGTCCGGAACCATCGGCTCGGTGCTGAACGTTTCCAGCAGCAGCGAAAACATTACAGAAAGCTACTACGACACCGAAGCGCATTTAAGCGCGCTGCGCACCCAGCAAACACGCCTGTTGGAGCTGATGAAAAAAGCCGACAAAATGGCCGATATTGTGGAGCTGGAAAAGGCCTTGGCCGATGTTACCTACCAGATTGAACAGCTTACCGGCACCCTGCGCCAGTACGATTCTCTGGTGAATTACAGCACCATCACGGTGGATTTGTACGAGGTGAGCAAGGCGACGATTATCGACAAAACACCCGTAACGCTCGGCGAAAAAATCGCGTACCAGTTCCGGCAGTCGCTGCGCTGGCTGGGTGACGCGGGCGAGGGCGCACTCGTTGTAGTGATCGGCGGGCTGCCGATTCTGCTGCTGATCGCAGTGGCCGGCGGCATTGTCTGGCTAGTGACGCGTCGCAAGAAGCGCCGTGCGCAGCCGGCCGCCCCGCCAAAGGACGGGGAAGAGGACGGCAATCCTCCGAAGCTTCCGCCGCAGGAATAA
- a CDS encoding flavin reductase family protein — protein sequence MLEKVKPEDLSINPFTLIGKEWMLICAGTEQKYNMMTASWGALGVFWGKNVASAYIRPQRYTLEFVNQQEYYALNFFDDSYKKALAYCGAHSGRDVDKTKEAGLTPAFDEKAPYFKEAKLVLICRKLHHQTLDPAGFIDPTLDERWYPEKDYHNIFQGEIVEVLQKK from the coding sequence ATGTTGGAGAAAGTGAAACCGGAGGACCTGTCAATCAACCCGTTCACCTTAATCGGCAAGGAATGGATGCTGATTTGCGCGGGAACGGAGCAGAAATATAACATGATGACCGCCAGTTGGGGAGCCTTGGGCGTATTCTGGGGCAAAAATGTTGCCAGTGCCTATATTCGCCCCCAACGGTATACCTTGGAATTTGTGAATCAGCAGGAATATTATGCCCTAAACTTCTTTGATGACTCCTACAAAAAGGCACTGGCCTACTGCGGCGCTCACTCCGGCCGGGACGTAGACAAAACAAAGGAAGCTGGCCTGACCCCGGCCTTCGACGAAAAGGCGCCCTATTTTAAAGAAGCAAAGCTGGTGCTGATCTGCCGCAAGCTGCACCACCAAACGCTCGACCCCGCCGGTTTTATTGACCCCACCCTCGATGAACGTTGGTACCCCGAAAAGGATTACCACAATATTTTTCAGGGTGAGATTGTAGAAGTATTGCAGAAGAAATAA
- a CDS encoding aspartate aminotransferase family protein, which yields MLFQEVQNQEKEYLMSTYNRFPVALASGSGAKAVDTEGKEYIDFGSGIGVNSLGYCDPLWVKAVSEQAATLQHISNLYYSPVSVKLGEKLCKASGFSKVFFANSGAEANEGAIKLARKYSSDKYGEGRGTVITLIQSFHGRTITMLTATGQEKHHQYFTPFTPGFVYAKANDLESVKALADKTVCAVMLEMIQGEGGVLPLDKEFVQGVAAFCKENDILLLVDEVQTGVARTGSFFSFEQYDIAPDVVSCAKGLGGGLPIGAVLCTEELKDVLGPGHHGTTFGGNPVCAAGGLAVLERVTAPGFLEEVQKKGTYLREKLLAMPQIAGVRGMGMMLGASLKTGEAGVIAKACVKNGLLILTAHDVLRLLPPLTISYEEIDKGMQILQKTLEEELL from the coding sequence ATGCTGTTTCAAGAGGTTCAGAACCAGGAAAAGGAATACCTGATGTCTACCTACAACCGCTTTCCAGTAGCATTGGCCAGCGGCTCCGGCGCAAAGGCTGTGGACACCGAGGGCAAGGAGTACATCGATTTCGGCAGCGGCATCGGCGTGAATTCGCTTGGCTACTGCGACCCGCTGTGGGTGAAGGCGGTGTCTGAGCAGGCCGCGACACTGCAGCATATCTCGAATCTGTATTACAGCCCTGTCAGCGTCAAACTGGGTGAAAAGCTGTGCAAGGCCAGCGGATTTTCCAAGGTTTTCTTTGCAAACTCCGGTGCGGAAGCAAACGAAGGTGCGATTAAGCTTGCAAGAAAATACAGCAGCGACAAATACGGCGAGGGGCGTGGCACGGTGATCACGCTGATCCAGTCGTTCCACGGCCGCACGATCACCATGCTGACCGCGACCGGCCAGGAGAAGCACCACCAGTATTTCACTCCCTTTACCCCGGGCTTTGTGTATGCGAAAGCCAATGATCTGGAAAGTGTCAAGGCATTGGCCGACAAAACCGTATGCGCCGTGATGCTGGAGATGATTCAGGGCGAGGGTGGCGTTCTGCCACTCGACAAGGAATTTGTGCAGGGAGTAGCCGCGTTCTGTAAAGAGAACGACATCCTTCTGCTGGTGGATGAGGTGCAGACGGGCGTTGCCCGCACAGGCAGCTTCTTCAGCTTTGAGCAGTATGACATAGCGCCCGACGTGGTTTCGTGTGCGAAGGGTCTTGGCGGCGGATTGCCCATCGGCGCGGTGCTTTGCACCGAGGAGCTGAAGGATGTACTTGGCCCCGGTCACCACGGCACCACCTTTGGCGGCAACCCGGTGTGCGCGGCGGGCGGTTTGGCCGTACTCGAGCGCGTGACTGCCCCCGGTTTCTTGGAGGAGGTTCAGAAAAAGGGTACTTACCTTCGGGAAAAACTACTGGCTATGCCCCAGATTGCCGGAGTGCGCGGCATGGGCATGATGCTCGGCGCGTCGCTGAAAACAGGCGAGGCCGGTGTGATTGCAAAGGCCTGTGTGAAGAACGGCCTGTTGATTTTAACTGCGCACGATGTACTGCGGCTGCTGCCTCCGCTCACGATTTCTTACGAAGAGATCGACAAGGGCATGCAAATCCTGCAAAAGACGCTCGAGGAGGAGCTTTTATGA
- the argH gene encoding argininosuccinate lyase — protein sequence MKLWTGRFQKEADSKTNDFNSSISFDSRMAKEDIEGSIAHATMLGACGVIEQHEADVICNGLQGIWQDIESGKLSIDPNAEDIHTFVEGELTARVGDAGKRLHTARSRNDQVALDLRCYLKKECGTLQSQLRQLIEVLCRRAIQHSEDVMPGYTHMQRAQPITFGHHLMAYAEMFLRDVERIGDAYQRMDVLPLGSGALAGTTYPLNRELTARLLGFSGVSQNSLDGVADRDFCVELAAAVSLAMVHLSRFSEEIILWCSWEFKFVELDDAFSTGSSIMPQKKNPDIAELVRGKSGRVFGDLMTLLTMLKGLPLAYNKDMQEDKEAIFDAVDTLKLCLTPFIPMIETMKVLPQNMRAAAAKGFINATDCADYLVGKGLPFRDAYKITGALVAQCIAEGETLESLPLSEYQKACPAFDDGVYQAISLEVCVAGRRVTGAPSPENVRAQAERVLELLKEKK from the coding sequence GTGAAGCTTTGGACAGGACGATTTCAAAAAGAAGCGGACTCAAAAACAAATGATTTTAACTCTTCTATCTCCTTTGACAGCAGGATGGCAAAAGAAGACATCGAGGGCAGCATCGCCCACGCCACCATGCTGGGCGCGTGCGGCGTCATTGAGCAGCATGAGGCCGATGTCATCTGCAACGGGCTGCAGGGCATCTGGCAGGATATTGAAAGCGGGAAGCTCTCCATTGACCCCAACGCGGAGGATATTCATACCTTTGTGGAGGGTGAGCTGACCGCCCGTGTGGGCGACGCGGGTAAGCGCCTGCATACCGCCCGCAGCAGAAATGATCAGGTGGCTCTTGACCTGCGCTGCTACCTGAAAAAGGAATGCGGAACTTTGCAGTCGCAGCTGCGGCAGCTCATTGAGGTTCTGTGCCGCCGGGCGATTCAGCACAGCGAGGATGTAATGCCGGGCTACACCCATATGCAGCGGGCACAGCCGATTACCTTCGGGCACCACCTGATGGCCTATGCGGAGATGTTCCTGCGCGACGTGGAGCGCATCGGCGACGCGTATCAGCGCATGGATGTGCTGCCGCTCGGCTCCGGCGCTCTGGCGGGAACCACCTACCCCTTAAACCGCGAGCTGACTGCCCGCCTGCTGGGATTTTCGGGTGTGAGCCAGAACAGCCTCGACGGAGTGGCCGACCGCGATTTCTGCGTGGAGCTGGCGGCGGCTGTGTCGCTGGCGATGGTTCACCTTTCCCGCTTCTCGGAGGAGATTATCCTCTGGTGCTCATGGGAATTCAAATTTGTGGAGCTGGACGACGCGTTTTCCACCGGCTCCAGCATTATGCCGCAGAAGAAAAACCCGGACATTGCCGAGCTGGTTCGCGGCAAATCGGGCCGCGTATTCGGCGATTTGATGACTCTGCTGACCATGCTCAAGGGTTTGCCCCTTGCGTATAACAAGGATATGCAGGAGGACAAGGAAGCCATTTTCGACGCGGTAGATACCTTAAAGCTGTGCCTGACCCCGTTCATCCCGATGATTGAAACGATGAAGGTGCTTCCGCAGAATATGCGGGCGGCGGCGGCTAAGGGCTTTATCAACGCGACAGACTGCGCGGATTACCTGGTGGGCAAGGGCCTGCCGTTCCGCGATGCCTATAAAATAACGGGCGCTTTGGTGGCCCAGTGCATCGCAGAGGGCGAAACGCTGGAAAGCCTGCCCCTTTCGGAATACCAAAAGGCATGCCCCGCATTTGACGACGGCGTGTATCAGGCCATTTCACTGGAAGTTTGCGTGGCAGGGCGTCGTGTAACGGGCGCTCCCTCGCCCGAAAATGTGCGGGCACAGGCAGAACGTGTGCTGGAGCTTTTGAAAGAGAAGAAATAA
- the argC gene encoding N-acetyl-gamma-glutamyl-phosphate reductase encodes MIKAGVIGATGYAGAELVRLLLAHPEAELSAISSVSFTGQALSEVYPAYLNRCDMTCTDQEEVIEKSDVVFAALPHGLSQELAQQCHDKGRAFVDLGADFRLEDEAEYTEWYGGSFLNKELHSEAAYGLPELFRDNIRGKKLIANPGCYTTAVPLALAPAVKNGLVELSGIIADCKSGVTGAGRKPAQNTHYPELNEGFSAYKVASHRHTPEMEQTLSHVAGEQIRLTFVPHLLPVNRGILATCYATLKPGVTQAQLREAYEQAYANEPFLRLLPKGMSADVKNVRYSNFCDVSLYTDPRCGQLIAISAIDNMVKGAAGQAVQNMNLIFGLQETAGLMMMPPAF; translated from the coding sequence ATGATCAAAGCGGGAGTCATCGGCGCCACCGGCTATGCGGGAGCGGAACTCGTTCGTTTACTGCTGGCCCACCCCGAGGCGGAGCTTTCGGCAATCAGTTCGGTCAGCTTTACCGGGCAGGCACTCAGCGAGGTATACCCGGCGTATCTGAACCGATGTGACATGACCTGCACCGATCAGGAAGAGGTCATTGAAAAAAGCGACGTGGTGTTCGCCGCGCTCCCTCATGGGCTTTCCCAGGAGCTGGCGCAGCAGTGCCACGATAAGGGTCGCGCGTTTGTCGACCTGGGGGCGGATTTCCGGCTGGAGGACGAGGCGGAATACACCGAGTGGTACGGCGGCAGCTTTTTAAACAAGGAGCTGCACAGCGAGGCGGCCTATGGCCTGCCGGAGCTATTTCGTGATAATATTCGCGGCAAAAAACTGATCGCGAACCCCGGCTGCTACACTACGGCGGTGCCGCTGGCTCTGGCGCCAGCGGTGAAGAACGGCCTGGTGGAGCTTTCGGGCATCATCGCGGATTGTAAGTCCGGTGTGACGGGCGCAGGAAGAAAGCCCGCCCAAAACACGCATTACCCCGAGCTGAACGAAGGCTTTTCCGCCTACAAGGTGGCAAGTCACCGCCACACCCCCGAAATGGAGCAGACCCTTTCGCACGTGGCGGGGGAGCAAATCCGGCTCACCTTTGTGCCGCATCTGCTGCCGGTCAACCGCGGTATTCTGGCCACCTGTTACGCTACGCTCAAACCGGGCGTCACACAGGCGCAGCTTCGCGAGGCATATGAACAGGCCTACGCAAACGAACCATTCCTCCGCCTGCTGCCGAAGGGTATGAGCGCGGATGTAAAGAACGTGAGATACTCGAACTTTTGCGATGTATCGCTCTACACAGACCCGCGCTGCGGGCAGCTGATCGCGATTTCTGCCATCGACAATATGGTCAAGGGCGCGGCCGGCCAGGCGGTACAGAACATGAATCTGATTTTTGGCTTACAGGAAACCGCAGGGCTGATGATGATGCCCCCGGCATTTTAA
- the argF gene encoding ornithine carbamoyltransferase encodes MKHLLKMLDLTAEEITDILNTADQLKYEKKHNIPHPRLAGKTLGMIFQKASTRTRVSFETGMYQLGGYPLFLSSNDLQIGRGEPVQDTARVLSRYLDGIMIRTFEQSEVEALAEYGSIPIINGLTDFAHPCQVLADLMTIREARGQLDGLKMCFIGDGNNMLNSLAVGGLKMGMKVSAACPKGYEPDAQVLEFAKGNPNFFLTDKPEEAIAGADVVITDVWSSMGMEAEKEKRQRDFAGYQINSENLKLAAPEAMVLHCLPAHRGEEITEEVFEAHADEIFEEAENRLHAQKAVLVKLLG; translated from the coding sequence ATGAAACATTTGCTGAAAATGCTTGATCTGACCGCGGAGGAGATTACAGATATTCTCAACACGGCGGATCAACTGAAATATGAGAAGAAGCACAACATTCCGCACCCGCGCCTTGCGGGAAAAACGCTGGGCATGATTTTTCAGAAGGCTTCCACCCGTACCCGTGTGTCGTTTGAAACCGGCATGTACCAGCTCGGCGGGTACCCGCTGTTCCTTTCGTCCAACGATTTGCAGATTGGCCGCGGTGAGCCGGTGCAGGACACCGCCCGAGTGCTGTCGCGGTACCTTGACGGCATCATGATCCGCACCTTTGAGCAGTCTGAGGTAGAGGCTCTGGCGGAGTACGGCTCGATCCCGATTATCAATGGCCTGACGGATTTCGCTCATCCCTGCCAGGTGCTGGCGGATCTGATGACGATTCGCGAGGCGCGCGGTCAGCTCGACGGCCTGAAGATGTGCTTTATCGGTGACGGCAACAACATGCTCAATTCATTGGCCGTCGGCGGCCTGAAAATGGGGATGAAGGTTTCGGCCGCGTGCCCCAAGGGCTATGAGCCGGACGCACAGGTGCTGGAATTCGCGAAGGGCAACCCGAACTTCTTCCTGACGGATAAGCCTGAAGAGGCCATTGCGGGAGCGGACGTGGTGATTACCGACGTTTGGTCCTCTATGGGCATGGAAGCAGAAAAAGAGAAGCGCCAGCGTGATTTTGCCGGCTACCAGATCAACTCGGAAAACCTGAAGCTGGCCGCACCGGAGGCGATGGTGCTGCACTGCCTGCCAGCGCACCGCGGCGAAGAGATCACCGAAGAGGTGTTCGAAGCGCACGCCGATGAAATTTTTGAAGAAGCCGAGAACCGTTTGCACGCGCAAAAGGCGGTTCTGGTAAAGCTTTTGGGTTGA